From Deltaproteobacteria bacterium, the proteins below share one genomic window:
- a CDS encoding alpha/beta fold hydrolase: MKKVLMSSSMGPYQTGWGEDINDLFAARLTRNQGAFTLRSYFPSFALFLIAENIDADTTILEWPTEKVLRRELKKGYDYFAIQVKSVYLVPIAKMVKIAKEVAPKTKIVLGGYGVNHVFNVYPRDTGGASAYLKENADFVCFEEGVGFFRKLLGQDANAPISQVRQPVFESSLRGAEYFLRLPLSSTLVALGCPNACEFCNTSHFFKFKKITACPPEEACASLKTATARMKGMPALFNMIWDEDFLIDRDYVLRLGELLQKENLIGKVNMFCFGSIRSISQYTVEELARCGVGVIWIGVESKFSDQITESHNFTKRIGRDVKEVFDELHKYGILIIGSNIIGLDFHNHENIIEDLDFFVSLKPDLYQVSPLRPCPGTMLYERLTEDGRIHENFGAEDTMLWSDNGLIHPTFKYGEIQKYFDLAHKKLMENNGPTVLSVMDVMLQGYETMRHSKDPFLQARAERCHYFCKKLVGGVVYASRELAPSAKVRERAIDVEERYHRLIGGYTLPEKAIQRIVYQVLKPQENRQPEENPAPDYSITRYKGLGAEPKVVERQHPVRDAMVRVSAGVLRKVLDLEYKNVFPIKLKDIDDFPVEFKSMEVEGNRMSYVDEGEGEVLLMLHGNPTWSFLYRHFIKDLKKDYRCIAPDHLGYGLSDKPAGADYSMEAHIRRLGIFVEKLGLEKVTLICQDWGGIIGLSYAARNKEKFSRLIPMNTTGFLPRSPLEFARCLGAWAFPYLWSYKIPVLGKKMAMDWNVFLEAGMRLGTYNTAKMMHKKAMLGYKYPFQRVEDRLAIMKSVRQVPMGPYTGAWGLLRDTEKKLEGWDVRTRVIWGMKDPVFVPWFIEKFEELLPNHAPSLKIPTAGHFLQDDEPDIIIRGIRELLAEERLLPKAALAEARAGKKKRNGKPVFSTAPAAV; this comes from the coding sequence ATGAAGAAAGTGCTCATGTCAAGCTCGATGGGACCCTACCAGACAGGTTGGGGCGAGGATATAAACGACCTGTTTGCGGCCCGTCTCACCCGCAACCAGGGGGCCTTCACCCTGAGGAGCTATTTTCCGTCCTTCGCCCTTTTCCTGATAGCGGAAAACATCGACGCCGACACCACAATCCTGGAATGGCCCACCGAAAAGGTTCTGCGCCGGGAGCTTAAGAAGGGATACGATTATTTCGCAATCCAGGTGAAATCCGTCTATCTGGTTCCCATCGCCAAGATGGTTAAAATCGCAAAGGAAGTCGCACCCAAGACCAAGATCGTGCTTGGCGGCTACGGCGTGAACCACGTTTTCAACGTCTACCCCCGGGATACCGGCGGGGCGTCGGCATATTTAAAGGAAAACGCAGATTTCGTGTGCTTCGAGGAGGGCGTGGGCTTTTTCCGCAAGCTTCTGGGCCAGGACGCCAACGCCCCCATAAGCCAGGTGCGCCAGCCGGTTTTCGAGTCCAGCCTTCGGGGCGCGGAATATTTTCTGCGGCTCCCCTTGAGTTCAACCCTGGTGGCCCTTGGTTGCCCCAACGCCTGCGAGTTCTGCAACACCTCGCATTTTTTCAAGTTCAAGAAAATCACGGCCTGCCCGCCGGAAGAGGCCTGCGCGTCCTTAAAAACCGCCACCGCCAGAATGAAGGGGATGCCCGCCCTTTTCAACATGATCTGGGACGAGGATTTCCTCATAGACCGCGACTACGTGCTTCGCTTAGGCGAGCTTCTCCAGAAGGAGAATCTCATCGGCAAGGTGAACATGTTCTGCTTCGGCAGCATAAGGTCCATCTCCCAATACACCGTGGAGGAGCTGGCCAGATGCGGCGTAGGGGTGATCTGGATAGGAGTCGAGTCCAAGTTTTCCGACCAGATAACCGAAAGCCACAACTTTACCAAACGCATAGGCCGGGACGTGAAGGAGGTCTTCGACGAACTCCACAAGTACGGAATTTTGATCATTGGGTCCAACATCATCGGCCTTGATTTCCACAATCACGAAAACATCATAGAGGACCTGGACTTTTTCGTCTCCTTGAAGCCCGACCTGTATCAGGTGTCTCCCCTTCGGCCCTGCCCCGGCACCATGCTTTACGAAAGGCTCACCGAGGACGGGCGCATCCACGAGAACTTCGGGGCCGAGGACACCATGCTCTGGAGCGACAACGGCCTCATCCACCCCACCTTCAAGTACGGCGAAATCCAGAAGTACTTCGACCTCGCCCACAAGAAGCTCATGGAAAACAACGGGCCCACGGTCCTTTCCGTAATGGACGTGATGCTTCAGGGTTACGAGACCATGCGCCACTCGAAAGACCCCTTTCTCCAGGCCAGGGCCGAGCGTTGCCACTATTTCTGCAAGAAGCTCGTGGGCGGGGTGGTTTACGCCTCCAGGGAACTTGCCCCAAGCGCCAAGGTGCGCGAGCGCGCGATTGACGTGGAAGAACGCTATCACCGCCTTATCGGCGGCTACACCCTTCCGGAAAAGGCCATACAGAGGATCGTTTACCAGGTCTTGAAGCCCCAGGAAAACCGCCAGCCCGAGGAAAACCCGGCCCCGGATTACAGCATCACCCGTTACAAGGGCCTTGGGGCCGAACCAAAGGTGGTGGAAAGGCAGCACCCCGTGCGCGACGCCATGGTAAGGGTCTCGGCGGGCGTGCTCCGCAAGGTGCTGGACCTTGAATACAAGAACGTCTTCCCCATAAAACTTAAAGACATCGACGACTTTCCGGTTGAGTTCAAAAGCATGGAAGTCGAGGGCAACCGCATGAGCTACGTGGACGAGGGAGAGGGCGAGGTCCTCCTCATGCTCCACGGCAACCCAACCTGGAGCTTTCTCTACCGCCACTTCATAAAGGACCTCAAAAAAGATTATCGCTGCATAGCCCCGGACCACCTGGGCTACGGCCTTTCGGACAAGCCCGCAGGCGCTGATTACTCCATGGAGGCCCACATCCGCCGCCTTGGAATTTTCGTGGAAAAACTGGGACTTGAGAAAGTTACCCTCATCTGCCAGGACTGGGGCGGCATAATCGGCCTTTCATACGCGGCCCGGAACAAGGAAAAATTTTCGCGCCTCATTCCCATGAACACCACCGGGTTCCTCCCCCGCTCGCCCCTGGAGTTCGCACGCTGCCTGGGGGCCTGGGCCTTCCCGTACCTGTGGAGCTACAAGATTCCGGTGCTGGGCAAGAAAATGGCAATGGACTGGAACGTGTTCCTGGAAGCCGGAATGCGCCTTGGCACCTACAACACCGCCAAAATGATGCACAAAAAGGCCATGCTTGGCTACAAATACCCCTTCCAGCGCGTCGAGGACCGGCTCGCCATAATGAAATCCGTGCGCCAGGTGCCCATGGGGCCGTACACCGGGGCCTGGGGGCTTTTGCGTGACACCGAAAAGAAGCTCGAGGGCTGGGACGTGCGCACCCGCGTCATCTGGGGCATGAAGGACCCCGTGTTCGTGCCCTGGTTCATCGAAAAGTTCGAGGAGCTTCTGCCCAACCATGCCCCAAGCCTCAAGATTCCCACAGCCGGGCATTTTCTCCAGGACGACGAGCCGGACATCATCATCAGGGGAATACGCGAGCTTCTGGCCGAGGAGCGCCTTTTGCCCAAGGCCGCCCTGGCCGAGGCCAGGGCCGGAAAAAAGAAGCGCAACGGCAAGCCGGTTTTTTCAACGGCCCCGGCTGCGGTTTGA
- a CDS encoding acyl-CoA dehydrogenase family protein, with product MKRRIFAKEHDLFRKSFYNYLKDKVIPNYQDWEDARLVPREAWLAAGREGFLCPAVGEEYGGPGGDFLYSAIITEEISKAGLQGLFWWLHSDIVAPYIEKFASADLKQKWLPRCVTGETILAVAMTEPEAGSDLARLSTSAVREGDNYVVNGSKMFISNGQLADLFVVAVRTAETKRPSDGVSLLLIESDRKGFKRGRALEKIGLHAQDTSEIFFDNVKVPVENLLGNEGEGFKYLMQKLQQERLLVAISAVGAATGAFALTVDYVKKRRAFGQTIGQFQNTRFVMAGLATEIQVAQSFIDDLIPRHMAGDDVTTEVGMAKLFASEMQFKVADNCLQFFGGYGYMKEFPISRHFVDARVQRIYGGANEIMKELIARKLRM from the coding sequence ATGAAGCGCAGGATTTTTGCGAAGGAGCATGACCTTTTCAGGAAATCCTTTTATAACTATCTGAAAGACAAAGTGATCCCCAATTACCAGGACTGGGAGGACGCAAGGCTCGTCCCAAGGGAGGCCTGGCTGGCCGCAGGCCGGGAAGGCTTCCTCTGTCCGGCGGTGGGCGAGGAGTACGGCGGGCCCGGCGGGGACTTCCTCTACTCCGCCATAATCACCGAGGAGATAAGCAAAGCCGGGCTCCAGGGGCTTTTCTGGTGGCTTCACTCGGACATCGTGGCCCCCTACATAGAAAAGTTCGCTTCGGCGGACTTGAAGCAAAAATGGCTGCCCCGCTGCGTCACCGGCGAAACCATACTCGCAGTGGCCATGACCGAGCCGGAGGCGGGAAGCGACCTCGCCAGGCTTTCCACCAGCGCGGTGCGGGAGGGCGACAACTACGTGGTGAACGGAAGCAAGATGTTCATATCGAACGGCCAGCTCGCCGACCTCTTCGTGGTGGCCGTGCGCACCGCCGAGACCAAAAGGCCCAGCGACGGCGTGAGCCTTTTACTGATAGAGTCGGACCGCAAAGGCTTCAAGCGCGGCAGGGCCCTCGAAAAGATCGGCCTCCACGCCCAGGACACCTCCGAAATCTTTTTCGACAACGTGAAGGTCCCGGTGGAAAACCTCCTGGGAAACGAGGGCGAGGGCTTCAAGTACCTGATGCAAAAGCTCCAGCAGGAAAGGCTCCTGGTGGCCATAAGCGCTGTCGGCGCGGCCACCGGGGCCTTCGCACTCACCGTGGACTACGTCAAAAAGCGCAGGGCCTTCGGCCAGACAATAGGCCAGTTTCAGAACACCCGGTTCGTGATGGCCGGGCTTGCAACGGAAATACAGGTGGCTCAATCCTTCATAGACGACCTCATCCCCCGGCACATGGCGGGCGATGACGTCACCACCGAGGTGGGCATGGCGAAACTCTTCGCCTCCGAAATGCAGTTCAAAGTGGCCGACAACTGCCTCCAGTTCTTCGGCGGCTACGGTTACATGAAGGAGTTTCCCATCTCCCGGCACTTCGTGGACGCCCGCGTCCAGCGCATTTACGGCGGGGCCAACGAGATCATGAAGGAGCTTATCGCACGCAAATTAAGGATGTAA
- a CDS encoding sulfite exporter TauE/SafE family protein, translated as MVQEYALLAGLCGMGVMVGAGASFTGLGGGFLMVPLLLALGYSPQEAVGTSFVAILMIACSALMAHSRGGEAGIDFRAGILLGLGGIIGAQFGARFLGEVSALSFKKIFACVLFAIAIWMLGKK; from the coding sequence ATGGTACAGGAATATGCTCTTTTGGCCGGGCTTTGCGGGATGGGCGTCATGGTGGGGGCCGGGGCCTCATTCACGGGCTTGGGCGGCGGCTTCCTGATGGTCCCGCTCCTTCTGGCCCTGGGCTACTCGCCCCAGGAGGCCGTGGGCACAAGTTTCGTGGCCATTCTGATGATAGCCTGCTCGGCCCTCATGGCCCATTCCAGGGGGGGCGAGGCCGGGATCGACTTCCGGGCGGGCATTCTCCTGGGCCTTGGCGGAATAATAGGCGCACAGTTCGGGGCGCGTTTTCTGGGCGAGGTTTCGGCCTTAAGCTTCAAGAAAATCTTCGCCTGCGTTCTTTTCGCCATTGCAATCTGGATGTTGGGAAAGAAATGA
- a CDS encoding magnesium chelatase subunit D family protein, which yields MTHTYPFSAFVGQEMMLTGLLLNAINPLIGGMLIRGEKGTGKSTVVRALGLLLPEIDVAADCPFSCDPHSTDKLCPSCREKSLAGPIPIQQRRTKVVELPINATEDRVAGALDMEHALKTGQKRFEPGLLAAANRGILYVDEVNLLDDHIVDILLDSAAMGVNVMEREGVSFTHPARFILVGTMNPEEGDLRPQLLDRFGLCVSVKGIEDLAHRDELLRRFEAFEADPVRFRARWEKDEMALKKRIANARKLLPKVKCGDDIVRAITDLCVRMGVDGHRADLVILKTSKTHAAFCGRRMVNMDDVAKAAKFALYHRMRRLPFDEIPADMNMVDSLLAGNDSLCRNKKKLLTPDPNAETAERKYKQNPPDKSPPTGEVKLKPGAYDNAGEVYDPTQSADPGASEKKARIRTDPRREKGRLQASRTNCKRGRYVRATTWQDSSDIALDATLRAAAPFIRRRPPGPNCVPILPEDYRSKIRTHKTGRLFVFVVDASGSMGTKLMSQAKAAILRLLDRAYKDRSAAALVAFKARGAELLLPPTKSVVLAERKLKELPTGGATPLASGMALGRKVAEKSLRGAGALWPSLVLVTDGKANVGMNRRGALPGAPALAFHEEVFSLARSIKKDRRINSLVLDTEEKHPGVMDMAREIADHMGARYVCLEHLRPESIINALPQ from the coding sequence ATGACCCACACATACCCATTTTCGGCCTTCGTGGGCCAGGAGATGATGCTTACCGGGCTTCTCCTTAACGCCATCAACCCCCTTATCGGCGGAATGCTGATAAGGGGCGAGAAGGGCACCGGGAAAAGCACGGTGGTCCGGGCCCTTGGCCTCCTTCTGCCGGAAATCGACGTGGCCGCCGACTGCCCGTTCAGTTGCGACCCGCACTCCACCGACAAGCTCTGCCCGTCCTGCCGGGAAAAGTCCCTGGCCGGTCCCATTCCCATTCAGCAGCGGCGCACCAAGGTTGTGGAGCTTCCCATAAACGCCACCGAGGATCGCGTGGCCGGGGCGCTGGACATGGAGCACGCCCTCAAAACCGGCCAGAAGCGCTTCGAGCCGGGCCTTCTTGCCGCCGCCAACCGGGGCATCCTCTATGTTGACGAGGTGAACCTTCTGGATGATCACATCGTGGACATACTTTTAGACAGCGCCGCAATGGGCGTCAACGTAATGGAACGCGAGGGAGTGAGCTTCACCCATCCGGCCCGGTTCATACTTGTGGGCACCATGAACCCGGAGGAGGGCGACCTTCGGCCCCAACTCCTGGACCGCTTCGGGCTCTGCGTTTCGGTGAAGGGCATAGAGGATTTGGCGCACCGGGACGAGCTTTTGCGCCGCTTCGAGGCCTTCGAGGCCGACCCGGTGCGTTTCCGCGCCCGCTGGGAAAAGGACGAGATGGCGCTCAAAAAGCGCATCGCAAACGCACGGAAGCTCCTGCCCAAGGTCAAATGCGGCGACGACATAGTTCGGGCCATCACCGATCTTTGCGTGCGCATGGGGGTTGACGGCCACCGGGCGGACCTCGTCATCTTAAAGACCTCCAAGACCCACGCGGCCTTTTGCGGAAGGCGCATGGTGAACATGGACGACGTGGCCAAAGCCGCCAAGTTCGCCCTTTATCACCGCATGAGAAGGCTTCCGTTCGACGAGATTCCGGCTGACATGAATATGGTGGATTCCCTTCTTGCCGGAAACGACTCCCTGTGCCGGAACAAAAAAAAACTTCTGACTCCTGACCCAAACGCGGAAACCGCCGAGCGCAAATACAAGCAGAACCCGCCGGACAAATCCCCCCCCACGGGTGAGGTGAAGCTGAAACCCGGAGCCTACGACAACGCGGGCGAGGTCTACGACCCCACACAATCGGCTGATCCGGGGGCGTCCGAGAAGAAGGCCAGGATACGGACCGACCCAAGGCGCGAAAAGGGGCGCTTGCAGGCCTCCCGCACCAACTGCAAGAGGGGCCGGTACGTCCGGGCCACCACCTGGCAGGACAGCAGCGACATAGCCCTTGATGCAACGCTTCGGGCCGCCGCCCCCTTCATCCGCAGAAGGCCGCCCGGCCCCAACTGCGTGCCCATTCTTCCCGAAGACTACCGCAGCAAAATCCGCACCCACAAGACCGGCAGGCTCTTCGTCTTCGTGGTGGACGCTTCCGGGTCCATGGGCACGAAGCTCATGAGCCAGGCCAAGGCCGCCATCCTCCGGCTCCTGGACCGCGCCTACAAGGACAGGAGCGCGGCGGCCCTGGTGGCCTTCAAGGCCCGTGGTGCGGAGCTTTTGCTTCCGCCAACCAAGAGCGTGGTGCTTGCGGAGCGCAAGCTGAAGGAGCTGCCCACCGGCGGGGCCACGCCCTTGGCCTCCGGCATGGCGCTTGGCCGCAAGGTGGCGGAAAAGTCCCTTCGGGGCGCGGGAGCCTTGTGGCCATCACTGGTATTGGTTACGGACGGCAAGGCCAACGTGGGCATGAATCGCCGGGGAGCGCTTCCCGGAGCGCCCGCCCTGGCCTTTCACGAGGAGGTCTTTTCGCTGGCCCGTTCCATCAAAAAGGACAGGCGCATCAACTCCCTGGTTCTGGACACCGAGGAAAAGCATCCGGGCGTGATGGACATGGCGCGAGAAATCGCCGACCACATGGGCGCGCGCTACGTGTGCCTGGAGCATCTCAGGCCCGAATCCATCATAAACGCCCTTCCCCAATAA